The following nucleotide sequence is from Malania oleifera isolate guangnan ecotype guangnan chromosome 4, ASM2987363v1, whole genome shotgun sequence.
taaaataaataaattatatttttttaaatgggtgACCCATGTATGACTCATTTATTAAACAGACGGGTTTGAATTTACATAATAATCACCCattaataaatgggtcaacccgaacccgttaAATCTTGACCCATTTATGACCCGTCTGAACCTGGCCCGTTAacctgttttgccacccctattcATGGATAAGTGTACGTGGTTATGTAGAAAAACTATAGTAGtccatgttttaaaattttacttcATGGGTTAAAAAATATTCAACACATAATAATCTAATTAACCAAAAGAATGAACAATATGATGCCAATATTTCaactattatattatattatattattacaaCATGATAATAGTATTACTTTCAACTTTTATTGATTTCCATTTTCTATTACAACAATTTATTATTTTAGATGTAATGATAGTGTGTGACCAAATTATATATTGTTTAGAATGTTGCAATTAAATTTTATTGCACATATgttatcattcttgaattttaaaGTGATTTATGTTACCACTGAGCTTTTACTAAAGTGACatttaaggggaaaaaaaaacatgCTTCATTATTTTAGAGAAATGAGGAATAAGAATGAATTGTTTGATTGCATTTAACAGTCTTATTATACTTTTTTCCCTATTCATCCGTTCCGTCATTAGGTAGTATCAGTGATTACTTCATTAACATCGCATGAGGGGGGGAGTGGAGAAATTAGAGGGAGCATGCATTAGTAATGAGAATTTGTCTTTCAACAATAATGTAAATGACTTGATGTTAATTATTTTTGTCTTTCAACAATAATGTGAATGACTTGatgttagttatttttttaaattattatttttattacttgaaagaaaatttgcaaattttataaaacaaaaaaaccaaTATAAACACCAAAACTACCATGCATATATGAGGAACTTGAATCAATAATATTAACAAGTAATATACACGCACAAGCAAAGACAGACGCTCACAAAAAAAATGCTGTTCAGGAGGAAAGAATGACGGGGGACGAAGGGAGCAATTTAATGATCTGAAGACGTTCTTCCACATTAGGACTCCATCAGAGATCGGTCTCCAGCGTATGCCATCATTACTCTTCGGGTAGTTTGCTGGAAAAGGTACGCCGTCGTCTCGTTCTTCGTATATTTTCTGTAAATTGTATCCCAGTTCTGAACTCCACTGCTGCTCTCTATTCAAGATATTTGTATGCCGCCCTCAATTGAAGAAGCGGCACTGTCGTTGGCCTCCTGTAATGCTGTCAATCACCATCATCTAGGCTAGCCTCAGCGTCTCCCGTTCCCTCTTTTCATATTTTCCGAACATGCGGAATGGTTGTTCGTGTTTTCTGACAATTGCTAgtccttttttatttttgggtgcTTTTTGTTTTGGAATCTGATCGAATTGGGTTTGCCCTCTGATTCAAAAggattcaattccttctgcgtaaTTGGTTTTATGTCTTTTGACCTCGCTCTATGTACTAATTAGCCTTAACTTGAAAGAGGACACTTTGGTCTGGTATGTAGGGGGAAACAACTTTTATTTCtgttttagtttttcaaagaattagaTGACCTTTGAACGTGGAAAATAGTTTATTTTTCAGTTAGTTTTTTGAATCACCTTTCTCTTTTTTCGAAAGGGCATACGAACAGAGAACTAACAAAATAGATATCTGAAAGGGGCATACAAAATGGGGCAGCAACAAAAAACAGTACAGCAAACAACCCACTACAGGAACTAACAAAATTGGTACTACTAAAAACTCAAACAAACAGAGAAATCAGAATATGAGTAAAGCTGATGGAGGACCACCTACATCCCAGAGCCCGTCCATTGGCACACATATTTTAGGGGTAGGTTTGAGAACATTTAGGAAATTGTGTTTGTTGAGGACCTCGTTGTATTTTGTAAAAATACATCAGTTGTAGTAGTGGTTTAAGTTGTGGACATGCAAGTTGATGTATAGTTAAGGTACATTTGGGAGCACGTACTTTGgactttggatttggatttgggtggatttggacaaattcaatataattttatattatattttattcaaatccaatacaaattcaaaCTCCAAGGTCTCTCCAAAGATAGGGTTATTGCTTGAATTAGATTCAAACTCCAAGGTCTCTCTATGTAGGCATTTGAAGTTagacagttataagaccagctatgttgtATAGATAAGAATgctgggcaactaagaaacaacatatctgaaaaataaaagttgctgaaatgagaatgctaaggcggatgagtggtataatgttaatagataaattaaggaatgaatattcATAGTAAGCTAGGCATAAcacctatagaagataagggaggggtggcTCAAGGTGGTTTGAGTATTCACAACATAGGCCAAATAGTGCACCCATGAGGAGTGATTTATAGAGGGATAGTGGTAGAccttaaataacttggaatgagatagtaagaatttaatagcccttaaattgttggaggaaattgcctatgatcgtgtaaattggcaaaaaaagattcatgtagtGCACACCACCTATGGAACTTTAGACTTGGCTACAAACCCTTCAGATTTTCGGGGCATTGGATTATCACCAATGTTTGTGTTACTTGAGCCGACATTCTTGCTTCCATTTCATCCACCCTTGATCGTGAGGGGGCTTCCCTCTTTGCAGAACACAGCCCCACTGATTTACATCCACGGATTTGTAGATAATTCCTATTCTTATCCCTTCATTCCCTCATTCAGGTTTTTTCCCTCTATTTGTTGAGCTTTGGTGTTCTTCTCATCTCATCTTTTTGGACTGTTTCTCTTCTACCTGGGTTTCAATTATATATAGTTTTGATTATGTGGTTTATATATTTGATTGTTTTTCCTCAGAGGACGGACAAAGTGCTTTCTAAATTAGCTTGCTTGGtagtttttttttcaataaaaaaaattaaagaaagatAATTTCTAAAGTCAGTTATATTATGAAGGTCtggtttttgttttcatttaatgaatatattgcataaaaatgGGGTTAATTGTTGTACTCATATATTGCATAAGCCAAAAATTGTAGACATAAATAATTCTCATTCCTGAATATTTTAGGAAAATGGCtttatttttcattccattccagTTGTCAATCTAGAAAATTAATCATTCGAAAAGGAATAAGAATTTTGATTTTGGCAATCATTTAGCATTTGCTTTCTAAGGTAGTAATCACATTATTCTTTCCAAATCCTTTCCAACATCAACTCCATTCcaactttgattttattttgaGTGCAATTCCATTTTTTGAGCTGAGCACTACATGAGGGTAGAAGCTCAAGCAGATGGCAGTTATTTGGCAACTgttccttgaaaaaaaaaaacatctaatGTATGCATATGGTAACTTTTCCAGGTGAGATAGGTTATAAGGAGTGAGCATAATCTACTTACACATTTACATTTAGTCAATATCCTGATACCATTCTGCGAAAGACACACTCTAGTTTAGTTTGTATGAAATCTTCTTCTTTACATGAATAAATGCACAAATGTGGAGGttgattcaccaatcatgatctGTGCATAGTGTATATTGTAGAAGAAGCTTGACGGAGTGAATTAAAAGGCGAAGCAATAAACTATACAATTTATAGGAGCTTCAGTCTCAAACAATCATGTCTGGGATCCTTTCTGTCTCACCTTTAGTTTTACCTCATTTAGTCACAGCTTCAAGGTTTGTTGACATTTTTCTCGGGCTATTTTTTTGTTTAATATATTATATGACCCTAATTTTAATTCTGGTATTTACAGGAGGATTGTTAGAATGGCTGCAATTGATACTGGAATTCCTAGATTTTCATCTGAGTCCATGGTCATAAAGCCTCCATCACACCCTACCTATGATTTTAAAGGCATCATTAAGCTGGCCCTTGCTGAAGATGCTGGTGATCGAGGTTCAATTGCTCTCCTAAGTCATATCCTTATTTTGGTTCTTGTCTCTGCCCTTCCATCTCAACTGCTTTACTGCTTGTGTAACTTCATCATAGATTAGTTCAAATTCAGTGTTTTTCCCCTTCCCTTTCTGAAGGAACTTTAAGGTTTGGACATACATTTTAAAACTGAATGTTCGTTTGAACTGGCTTtaactactaattatttatcaagTTTCCATGTATATTATTGATCTGTATCCATGTTTCTAAATGTAGGAGATGTGACATGTTTGGCCACCATCCCAATTGATATGGAAGTGGAAGCCCATTTCTTGGCAAAGGAGGATGGTATCATTGCTGGAATTGCACTTGCAGATATGATATTTGAAGAGGTTGATCCTTCATTGAAGGTACTGGAATGAAGAACTTCCTGTTTGGATAATTTGCGTGTTATTAATGTTTGATCATACTTATCTTGCATTCATTATCAGGTAGAGTGGTCTCAAAAGGATGGGGATTATATTCACAAGGGGCTGCAATTTGGCAAAGTGTTTGGTGATCTAAAAGAGGGGGTCCTTTGCTGGCATTTAataattcttttggaaattttattttaatgctTAATTTTTTGGAATATATGCAGGACAGGCACATAACGTTGTTGTGGCTGAAAGGGTTGTGTTGAATTTCATGCAGAGAATGAGCGGAATAGCAACTCTAACTAAGGTGTGtgtgtgcattttttttttgggttaaaaaagTTTGTGAATGATTAGAATCTGTCGAAGAGAGAAATAGGTTATCATAAGTCATTCCCATGCATGGTTGGATTAAGAAGGAAATATACTATATTAGAATTTGAAACGGAAGGGAACAAATTCTTTTGCAACTCTCCATTGCTGTAATGCTGTGTCACATTATGGCTCTGCACTGCAAGAGAGCAGGTTgattaaataaatttttcttttcattttttattttttttatttttctgtttcaAACTAAACCAAATTGAATCCTAAAAGGAAACAGAAGGTAAAATGCCTTAATCATGTACTCTTTTTTGTGGATTGATCTGTATTATCCAAATGCATTTCCAGTcttttgaaatttgagtcgaCCAGCTCAATGATGGCCTATAATTGCAGTTGTAAAATATATGTTATTTCGAGGCTATTTATAGGTGAATTCAAAGTTGAGATAGAATATTCTTGCTTCCTGCAGGCAATGGCAGATGCTGCACATCCTGCATGCATTTTAGAGACGAGGAAAACGGCCCCTGGTCTACGTTTGGTGGATAAGTGGGCGGTGTAGATCTCTTCTCAACCTTGTATTCTGACGGCTGCACATTTGTGTAATTGGTATGCAGATTAATTTGTCTGCCATTCATGTGATTCTTATTTTACAGGTTTTAATTGGTGGAGGGCGGAATCACAGAATGGGTTTATTTGACATGGTATTGATAAAAGATAATCACATATCAGTTGCTGGAGGTGTCATAAATGCTATCAAATCTGTTGACCTATATCTAGAGCAAAGGAGTCTTCAGATGGAGGTTGAGGTATTCTTCTCAACTTTTATAGTTCTAAATAGACCATAAATCTTGTAAAGTGTATGGCAGAGGTAAATTGTTCTTTGTGAACGCCACATGTTGATTTAATCTTTCACATAATTATTATCAACTTCATATCTTTGGAAGAGTGAATTTTGCTGTATGTTCTGATTATCAATTCCATATATTCTTCTTTGAACTGGCAATTGTTTCAGCAggtctctctttctccttctgcATGTTTATTTGTGTTGGAAGTATTGTCTGGTATGCATACCTATGTGAGAGTTGAGTTCTGCAGATTCTCTGCATATGCATATTTTATGTAATTGTTACTATGGGtggggtatttttttttttccctccttCTGTCTGTTTTAATTATCAAGTATTTTTTTTCCCACCTCCAACAAAAGAATAGCAGCAGCCTTTATGTTTTAGCAGTCGAACATGGTACCAAAGCAATTATCTGCCGCTATTGTGTTCATGATTGCTACTTAAGCAAATCTTCCTTTATTGAGTTCTTTGCGGTACTCCGTTCTACAGTCTTGAAATTGCCGATCGCAGCACACTATTGCATCGAATTACAGTTGCTGCCAGAGTGGCAGTTTGCTTTCTGTCATAAGCGGTCCACCTTCTGTCCtaaaatttctctctcctctattaCTCTATAACGAGTATAACCCAATTGTTGGTCCGGTTAGGCACCTGagggtggggggtgaattgggtagtTTTAAACTTCTGAAATTTTATAACAAATTATACTCAAAACTTAACTTGCTTTCTTGATGacatgaatcaaataaaatatttagtgCAAGATTCAATTTATCCAATATCTAAGTGGTTGATCAAGAATGCTTGATATGAGAATCACAACCACAATATAATCTACCCAATCATTTGGTTGATTGATCAAGAATGCTTTATATAAGACTCATAACAACAATCTAATCATTGAATTGATTGATCAAGGATGGTTAATATAAAGtgcacaacaaaaatataaagtaAAGAAAGAATAGGAGTGACAGATTTTATAGTGGTTTGGTCTTTTGACCTATGTCCACTTGGCACTCGCCAAACAATAAGTTCGAGCTTTTCACTATTATCTATAGTATTACAACTTCTAGGAAAATCGTCCTACCATTGTTGGACATCTACCAACACCCGTTCCGAAGTACCAGGGACAACAAAGCCATATAGGGTCAACATAGCCCCAACTAATGACCCTTGGCCAGTCTCAGTGCTGCAGCACTCAGAAACACATGTCCTTCTGGGATTACACCCAACAACATGCAGTGTCATAGCACTCTGGGACACATGTCCCACCAGGGTTATAGCCACATAAGTAACAACAAAATAACACACTTTTAAGGTATTTTCTAGCTCACACACGCAGTCTGACTATTCAGAATTTGTGAGTCTAGAAAGCATTTGTGAAGGACTTGACCTATTAGGTAGAATGAAACAATAAGACCGTAGAATGAGAATTACAACAATAATACAATCAGAATTGAAAAGATGGTAGTGTGAAACTCTAGTGTGTGTAATTCTATTCTCTTTGTGTGTTGTATCCTTCTCAGTTTTGCTTTGGccagtatatatagagtttaggTTGCATCACAACTTGGATCTTCTGGATCTTGTAGTAAATGCATGATCAAGCTTGAGGATTGTTGCACATGGCAATGACCTTTGTTGCATgatccaaagatggaaactcTTAGCCTTTTGGAATGATTCTTCATGATTCTCCAATTTATATTTGGATGTTAACAGCTTTGACAATAGGAGTCAGCAATCTAAGTCTCTAAGATATCAATCAATAAAATAGGAAACAATTCAAATCATATTAGCTCAGCAAGTTGATTGAGATGCACGCTGATTTGGATGATAATTTACAATGCATCTCTATGATATGCTCAACACTGTCATCAGCTATCAATTTTGTCAGTTATCAAAAATTAACTTCAACACCAATTAAAACATCTCGAAGTTTGCTCAAATTGCAACCTGTCAGATTCAAGTTCTATGCTGCCTTCAAAACTATAACTTCTTAGAATGCGTTAAAGTGGGATTTAGTAATGAGGAATCGGTTTTAAGAATTGGGATTTTAATTGTCAATTCTGATTTCTAATGTTGGGTTTGTGAGAATCCCATTCCAATTCCCATTTGGTGCTGGATTTGGCTTCACAGTGTAGCCCACTTCCATTCCAGCTTTCTACCCTAGGATCAAATTCCAATTCTTGACAAGATTATAAGGAGCTCAATTTTGCCTCTCATCATCCATACAAAAGCACAAATAGGAGTGTTTACAGTTTTTAAGTGGAAAAATTTACCCTTCTTTATTTACAAATGTCAACATTGATCCTCTCTTCTAATTtggagtctctctctctctctctctctctcatatctcCCTTGCATTGAACCAAATATAACTAAACTGTGTGTTATGGCTCCATGACAGACCAAAATTGTCAAATtcgaaataataataataaataaatgaatatttaaataaataattattttattattattaggaaGATTTTTTTCCCTTTACATCAGCTTTTGAGTGGGGGAATGGGGATAATATTTTCTTTTCGCATGATATATGGTGCAGTCAGTCTACCCTTAGTACCAAATTCCCTTCTACCTTCAATTTGGCTCGTGGCAAGGACACCGTCATTAATAatcatttccaaatttttttgacCAAGGAAATATTTGTAACATTCCTTTAATTAGGAATGCTTTAGATTGAGAATTGCAGCAACTTACAGATTTTTTTTGATTGCTTATACAAAATCCATTGCTGTGACACCACAAGGGATCCTATGGACCCTAGAATGTAACGAAATGTTCACAATCAAATCCTTTTTTGGAAACTTAATCCCTCGGCAGGAACTACTGATAACTTTCCTTGGAAGTTTATCTGGAGAATGGCAGCACCtactgaagtttctttctttATGTGGGAAGCAactcttggaaaaattatttttgtggaTGACAACCTTCAGAAAAAAGGACTATCCCCTTGTCAACAGGTGCTTCTTGTGCTTAGAAACCGTGGAAACCATTGACTACATACTTTTGGACTGTGCTTGGATGAGAACCCTATTAGACCTGGCCATGTTCGCAATAAGACATCAATGGGCTATTGCTGGAACAGTAGGAGAGGTTGTGGGCATGGAAGGGAATCCATGCTTGTGAGAGGAAGCTAGTTCCCTCATTCCCCTTGCCATCTTTTGGTTGGTGTGGaaggaaagaaataagagagcttTCCAAGTTACGACAACACCCATACATGTTTTTAATGACCACAGGGTCACTACTAGTACCGATAGCATAGTGGTTTGTCTTTTGTTGACTCATTTGTAATTCTTGATTGTTTTGACACCCTGCTGTGCAAGTAAGTCTTATCATGTTTGTACATGGGTGGCATCCCCTTTGTTACCAACTCAACACTTCACCCCTTGTGAAGGGTTGTAGAGCACTAGTTatagcactcttgcttaactagtctgCAAAAACTGTACCGCAGTTTCACTACATGAACAAATTCTTAATTATTGAATACAAAGTTAAGCACAAGCAGCAGACAAATATTCAAGTAGACGAGCCATGCAGTCAACTGTAAAGCAATGCAATTCATTATTAACGCCTCCTTAGGCAATGTGTGTTTAGAGGCCAGTAGGCTGAACACATTACTAGAACTATTGATTTTTATAATGATTGATAAACACTCATCCCTTCCCTAGGAGCTTTCTATGCTTTTCTagctctagcactaggaaacataaGACTAgctgaggagtcatactcccattttacACCAAGGCATTATTGTTACACCCAATGAATAAAACCTATACTACTATTTATATGCTGGTTACCCATCTCATGTACacaagacaagcggtcacaggcaaatATAATtccctgaacaagcttggcttgtgacaTCTTGATGCGCTTTAATGAGTCTCTCTTTTGTTGATAAAAAAAGAGTGAAATATATGAAGCCACCAAGACCTAGTTTGTAAAGAATCTAGTCCTTGATACAAAAGGATGACAAAGAATTCAATTTGaagtatatatgtttttttcttttgtatctTGTAATTGTGCATGCCACATGCAAGACATGTGGCTCACACTAATGCATACAATTGTACACACATACATTTATACATGATAGAAGCATCAATCTATCCATGCATGTATGgatacatatatacatgcatgTGTGTTGCATCCATGATTCCATATATACATCATGCTTATGTACATTTATTCATATATCAATCCACATGCATATATTCACACACATATACCCATACACATGCATATATTTACATACACATACTCATGTACATGCATATGAATTATACATAATTGCATAAATGTTCACaaaaaaatatacttatatatgtgcatgctcataaataatataCTTACATACATAATTGCATAAACGTTCACaaaaaaatatacttatatatgtgcatgctcataaataatatactataaattaTACATGCATGTTCTCTTTTGGATCCTTTGGACTGATAGGAATGCTAGGGTTTTATTGGCAAAGTTACTCCCTCGAATCTTCTTTGAGACACAGTTGTTTTCCTTGCTTCCTTTTGGGTTCACATTTTCGGGTTTTTCCCCCCTGGTGACTGTTATAGTCAAATCTTTGGAGGGACTGGAGAGGAGCTTTATCGTAATATTTGTTTCAGTTGCCTCTGTTTTTTAGGAGGATCTCTCATCCTCAGCCCCTTGCAAATTCTTCTGTTTCCTGGTAATGAATTCCTTTTTCTGTATccaaaaaaagagtaatttataATCTATGTATTTTATAATCGATGAGTgtcaataaataatattaatgtaataatatcattaaaataaataaatattattatattaattttattatgtaATACTTATTATCAGAATACTAGTtctcaaaaattatatttttaaaattttaaaaataatttattatgagTTTTACTATTATGTTCTTTTAGTTGGTAAAAGAATTGGACAGTTATTAGGGTGTTTTAGGGATTTCAAAGATCAAGGATAAATGCTATCTAGGGAATTCCCTTTATAATGTTAGagataatatcataataaatatatatttaaatagtattatataataaaatataatgttaTTGTGGCATATTAATGTAGTATATAATTGAAGAACATGAAaaagaaactctctctctctctctctcttagggttttCCAACAACAGCATGACCATGTCTCTTGTTTTTTTCCCATTTGATTCTTCCTTCTCCATTCAATTGAGCAAGGTTAGGTATGGAGGGGAATCTCCTCCTATCTCTGCAAATTGAGAAATCCTTCGATATGCAATTGGAAATGAATGGGTGGGGGGTTTTGTTCTTCTAGTATAGAAATCGTGACCTGGAAATAGGTGACTCAGATTTACTATTTCGCCAGCAGGATGGGTATGCAGTTGTTTATCCTTTGATTTCTTAAGATTGCATTGTTTTGTTCGTTGAAGGAAGTTTGGCCAGAgacatttttgggttttgaggtAGGTTCTTGGAGTTGGTTACGCTCATCTAGAAAGGCTTATTCTATCTTCATCCCTGGGGATTCTGATGGGAAGCAGTGTCAGTAGTTCATTGAGGTGTTGCAGCCGATGGGAAGTGCTAGGAGGAGTGAATCTCAAATAGCATTGTGATATATTCCTCAGATTGTGTAACTCAAATTTGGAAAGATGTGCTATTGGGAAGGTCAGGTCAAGCCATCCACAACCACAAGGGTGAGATGCGCTGTAACAAATATAGCAGTTCTATGTTTCCGCATGGTGCAGTGACAGCAACAGAGGGTTTAAGGGGTCTGTGGGTGGCTAGGTTTTGTGGGATGAAGGGGATTGATGCACACAGGCCCTTGAATGGAGTGGGCTTGGAATTGTTCACGCTGGGAGTATTCAATAGTTTCAAATGTTTTAAGATAGAAAGGTTTTTGGATTATAAGAATCATGTTTTAGGGCCTAATTACAGGGATCCAAATATCAGTGACGGGCCCAATTGCAAACAAGCCATTTTAGCTAGCTCTAAGGCAGAATGGAGCTTGGTTTCTTCTCGTACAGTTGGGTTGCTGATAGGGGTGGGGAGGTATATCAAACCTCATTTGCTTGAGTCAGGTACTATTTCAAATGAAGCTCTTGTTTCTCAGACAGAGGGGCTTTATTTTTCTGCAAATAATATCTGACCTGGATCCTCTGTAGGGGAAGATAGCAATCATGAAGTGGAGATGGCCAGAAAAGTTTCTTTGTTGAACAGTGAGCATGGGATTTTAAACAAGCTCCAAGGTAGCCAACCTTAAAACAGAGAGGTTTTCTGAAAGATATCCAGGGGAATGTTATGGTGCAAGGGATAACTCTATTAATGCTATAAAAAGGGATAACTCTATCAATGACGGGAATTGAGCTGGTAAGGCTGGGGTTAGTAAGGTATATTCTTGTTGAATGGCAGTGTAAGCAGGTCTTGAAATGAGAATATACTGAGGAGAAACAAACCAGCTCTGGTACGGTGACATCCACGTCTCTGAGGAGAAATTTTAGGCAGCAATTGTGTTGTATTGAAACACtgggaaaatgaatcaagtgggaAATAGGTTGATGAGTCTGTGAGTGAGAGTGATGCAGTGCTGCTGCACCAATGAAGCAATGTTAATTTTGTTATTAGTTGTTGACTTCTTGTTATCTAGGTGTCATTATTAGGGTCTTGTCAAAGTGTGTCATTGCCTAAGTCTACCTTTATTTACAGAGTTCATTAATAGGGTTTCTTGTGTCTAGAGAGGTTAGAAGCAACAAGTATAGTAATGAATAGTCATTTCATTATGCACATTTAATGTGCAAGTTTGTCATGTATTTACTTATCGTAGCCTAGATAATGAGGAGGCAATATGGAATTTTCCCTTTCTATTTTGGGTACCAATTTTATCTGTTTAGAATTTTCCTGAGAACTTGGGAGTGTGGGTTCAGGATTCACCTGGTGGTCCTTTCCATAGACTCTTATCACTGCATTTCTACAACAGGATCTCTTTGCCACCATATCTCTAGTTTTCTAATATGACAGATCCTAAAGTGCATTTCCACCATGTATGCTGCGTCAAATTAGTATGAGAGCAGGCTCTTCATTGGATATTTTTGGATGGCTGCTAGGGGTGAAATCTGAGGGCAAAGAGCTAGTACTGCTGAGATGTTGCGTGAACTACAAGAGAAAATTCGAAACCTTATGAAGCTTGTTCTTCACACAAATAAACGAGGAAGAGGAAGCAGACAGGAATCAGGATCATGAGAAAGAAAAGTTGAAGTCCAACCCAAGTGATGGAGTGATTCAGCAGTGGAAGTAGTTCTGGACTTAGAAGGCATGTTCAGAACAATGAAAGTCTCAAACACTGGGAGGATTGGATAGTACTAGTGCTTTGTAACTCTAAAGAATATGGTGTTGAGGTCCACATTGCAGAATTTGAGGGTGACAGCATAGAGAGTTGCTTTCAGTGCaaagatattttagaaaatcATAGAAATTGCTTCTCCTTGGTGGTTACATTACCAAAATGATTGTGAAATTAGAGGCAAAAGGAAGGTTAGATAGTGGAATAGATGAAGGAGAAGCTCAAGGCACAAATCCTACCCTGGTCTTATGAGTAAACTCTGTACCAGAAAATGCAAAATCTTAGGTATCATGGGAGGAGTGTGAAAGGGTATATGCAGGAGTTTCATCAATTGACACTAATAGTATTCCGGCTGATACAGAATATCAAAAGATAGGCCAATACATCAATGGTCTTCGACTGGCAGTTCAATATCAAGTAAGCTTGCAACTATTGTTCAAAGTAAGTGATGCCATCAGCTTGCTTTGAAGGTTGAAGCTCAATTGACGAGTAATACATTGTAGAAGTTGGGATGCTATCCACAGGTGGAGTTTCTTCTAGTAGCATGGCCTCAAACAGAAACAAGAAGGCATCAAACAGAAATCAGCCTTATAACG
It contains:
- the LOC131154038 gene encoding quinolinate phosphoribosyltransferase [decarboxylating] 1a isoform X1 codes for the protein MSGILSVSPLVLPHLVTASRRIVRMAAIDTGIPRFSSESMVIKPPSHPTYDFKGIIKLALAEDAGDRGDVTCLATIPIDMEVEAHFLAKEDGIIAGIALADMIFEEVDPSLKVEWSQKDGDYIHKGLQFGKVFGQAHNVVVAERVVLNFMQRMSGIATLTKAMADAAHPACILETRKTAPGLRLVDKWAVLIGGGRNHRMGLFDMVLIKDNHISVAGGVINAIKSVDLYLEQRSLQMEVEIETRTLEEVKEVLHYASEKKTSLTRIMLDNMVVPQPNGDIDISMLKEAVDLINGRFETEASGNVTLETVHKIGQAGVTYISSGALTHSVKALDISLKIDTELALKVGRRTNRA
- the LOC131154038 gene encoding quinolinate phosphoribosyltransferase [decarboxylating] 1a isoform X3 gives rise to the protein MSGILSVSPLVLPHLVTASRRIVRMAAIDTGIPRFSSESMVIKPPSHPTYDFKGIIKLALAEDAGDRGDVTCLATIPIDMEVEAHFLAKEDGIIAGIALADMIFEEVDPSLKVEWSQKDGDYIHKGLQFGKVFGQAHNVVVAERVVLNFMQRMSGIATLTKAMADAAHPACILETRKTAPGLRLVDKWAVLIGGGRNHRMGLFDMVLIKDNHISVAGGVINAIKSVDLYLEQRSLQMEVEIETRTLEEVKEVLHYASEKKTSLTRIMLDNMVVPQPNGDIDISMLKEAVDLINGRFETEASGNVTLETVHKIGQAGVTYISR
- the LOC131154038 gene encoding nicotinate-nucleotide pyrophosphorylase [carboxylating], chloroplastic isoform X2; the protein is MAAIDTGIPRFSSESMVIKPPSHPTYDFKGIIKLALAEDAGDRGDVTCLATIPIDMEVEAHFLAKEDGIIAGIALADMIFEEVDPSLKVEWSQKDGDYIHKGLQFGKVFGQAHNVVVAERVVLNFMQRMSGIATLTKAMADAAHPACILETRKTAPGLRLVDKWAVLIGGGRNHRMGLFDMVLIKDNHISVAGGVINAIKSVDLYLEQRSLQMEVEIETRTLEEVKEVLHYASEKKTSLTRIMLDNMVVPQPNGDIDISMLKEAVDLINGRFETEASGNVTLETVHKIGQAGVTYISSGALTHSVKALDISLKIDTELALKVGRRTNRA